One part of the Oncorhynchus clarkii lewisi isolate Uvic-CL-2024 chromosome 7, UVic_Ocla_1.0, whole genome shotgun sequence genome encodes these proteins:
- the LOC139414187 gene encoding protein phosphatase 1 regulatory subunit 1C-like has protein sequence MEPNSPKKIQFAVPPFQSQLDPQAAEHIRRRRPTPATLVIYQEPSGAEADEKQTTSSSMEDLQGADLSPAQRKQSAFIPPTVKELQMVMDQNFQKPEHLEEGLCENTDQLSPITAQHYGNTAQQANHNGPDEPNGNELYANHRLLANGGLPVADSNCTGETSTSQQSNLSSPTSISR, from the exons ATGGAGCCCAACAGTCCTAAGAAGATCCAGTTTGCTGTGCCTCCCTTTCAGAGCCAGTTGGACCCTCAGGCAGCTGAACAT ATTCGTAGGAGAAGACCCACCCCTGCGACGCTGGTCATCTACCAAGAGCCATCTGGAGCAG AAGCAGATGAGAAGCAGACAACAAGCAGCAGTATGGAAGAT CTCCAGGGTGCAGATTTGTCCCCAGCACAGAGGAAGCAGAGCGCCTTCATTCCGCCAACTGTGAAAG AGCTACAGATGGTGATGGACCAAAACTTTCAGAAACCGGAACATCTGGAAGAGGGCCTCTGTGAAAACACTGACCAGCTCAGCCCAATCACAGCCCAGCACTATGGCAATACTGCCCAACAGGCTAATCATAACGGGCCTGATGAGCCAAATGGCAATGAGCTGTATGCCAATCATCGACTGCTAGCCAATGGGGGCCTCCCAGTCGCAGACAGCAACTGTACTGGTG AGACTTCTACAAGTCAGCAGAGCAATCTCTCCAGTCCCACGTCTATCTCTCGATAG